The proteins below are encoded in one region of Clostridium estertheticum:
- the pyrB gene encoding aspartate carbamoyltransferase has product MLKGRNLIDPMDLSLLELEEIFDYADEIIKNPKDYAHICDGKILATLFYEPSTRTRLSFEAAMLRLGGEVLGFSEAQSSSASKGESVADTIRTVECYADIAAIRHPKEGAAKVAAMNSQMPVINAGDGGHQHPTQTLTDLLTIRNIKGTLSNLTIGICGDLKFGRTVHSLIKAMSRYENIKFILIAPNELKIPKYIKEEVLEKNNIEFEEVEKLEEVIGDLDILYMTRVQKERFFNEEDYIRLKDIYILNKEKMVKAKKDMIILHPLPRVNEIAVELDTDPRACYFRQAKYGMYVRMALIAKLLGDDK; this is encoded by the coding sequence ATGTTAAAAGGAAGAAATTTGATTGACCCAATGGATTTATCACTACTAGAACTAGAGGAGATTTTTGATTATGCAGATGAAATAATTAAAAATCCTAAGGATTATGCTCATATATGTGATGGAAAAATTTTGGCAACATTGTTTTATGAACCAAGCACACGTACAAGATTAAGTTTTGAAGCAGCAATGTTAAGACTTGGAGGCGAGGTGTTAGGTTTCTCTGAGGCACAATCTAGTTCAGCATCAAAGGGAGAAAGTGTAGCTGATACTATACGAACTGTAGAGTGTTATGCTGATATTGCAGCAATAAGACATCCTAAAGAAGGCGCAGCTAAGGTTGCAGCTATGAATTCTCAAATGCCAGTAATAAATGCAGGTGATGGTGGTCATCAACATCCAACTCAAACATTAACAGATCTTTTAACCATAAGAAATATTAAAGGAACATTATCAAACTTAACAATAGGAATTTGTGGTGATTTAAAGTTTGGTAGAACAGTTCATTCATTAATAAAAGCCATGTCAAGATACGAAAATATTAAGTTTATACTAATAGCACCAAATGAATTAAAAATTCCTAAATATATTAAAGAAGAAGTACTTGAGAAAAATAACATAGAGTTTGAAGAGGTTGAAAAATTAGAAGAGGTAATCGGAGATCTTGATATATTGTATATGACTAGAGTTCAAAAAGAAAGATTCTTTAATGAGGAAGATTATATAAGGCTTAAAGATATTTATATATTAAACAAAGAAAAAATGGTAAAAGCTAAGAAAGATATGATAATACTTCACCCACTTCCTAGAGTTAATGAAATAGCTGTTGAATTAGATACTGATCCAAGGGCATGTTACTTTAGACAAGCAAAGTATGGTATGTATGTAAGAATGGCACTTATTGCTAAACTTTTGGGGGATGATAAATAA
- a CDS encoding aspartate carbamoyltransferase regulatory subunit: protein MVSINSIKRGIVIDHIKAGVGLKIFNYLGLDKAEFTVALIMNAPSGKLGRKDIIKIENEIDIDYTVLGFIDPNITIDIITGEKIESKIKLKLPDNVENIIKCINPRCITSTEQEIQHSFYLSNREKGEYRCMYCDEINNPNNIS, encoded by the coding sequence ATGGTAAGTATAAATAGTATAAAAAGAGGAATAGTAATAGATCATATTAAAGCTGGTGTAGGACTTAAAATATTCAACTATTTAGGTTTGGATAAAGCTGAGTTTACTGTGGCACTTATTATGAATGCGCCTAGTGGTAAGCTTGGGAGAAAAGATATAATTAAAATAGAAAATGAGATTGATATAGATTATACAGTTTTAGGATTTATAGATCCTAACATAACAATAGATATAATAACTGGAGAAAAAATTGAAAGTAAAATTAAATTAAAATTACCTGACAATGTTGAAAATATAATAAAATGCATTAATCCAAGATGTATTACATCTACAGAGCAAGAAATTCAACATAGCTTTTATCTATCGAATAGAGAAAAAGGCGAATACAGATGTATGTACTGCGATGAGATTAATAACCCAAATAATATATCATAA
- a CDS encoding dihydroorotase: MELLIKNARVVDSSQDSIFDVYINKGIIYEIGKNIEKDCEVLDGEGYVLSPSFIDLHSHFREPGYTYKEDLLSGSRAAVRGGYTAINLMANTKPVCSSMDVIDKVLEKASEINLVDIHQCASITEDLLGKSIDHLYQLTPKVRFISDDGKGVSNSRVMLEAMVAAKEKNLTIISHAENEELVDIDTRLAENMMSWRDIALSKFTGCKLHLAHVSTKEAMKDVIDGKKQGARVTCEVTPHHVALTEETKYRVNPPMRKMEDVNFIIKAMQDGFVDVIATDHAPHSVQDKINGAPGISGLETSFPVCYTKLVEEGHITINKLSELMSKNPAKIMMLNKGEIKIGFDGDLVLLDIKSKYNIDCSQFLSKGHNSPFDGKSVVGKVMCTIKAGRIIYKAKTDKNEEWISK; this comes from the coding sequence ATGGAATTATTAATAAAAAATGCAAGGGTAGTTGATTCATCACAAGATTCTATTTTCGATGTGTATATAAATAAAGGGATAATATATGAAATAGGAAAGAATATAGAAAAAGACTGTGAGGTACTAGATGGAGAGGGATATGTTTTATCACCCTCTTTTATAGATCTTCACAGTCATTTTAGAGAACCTGGATATACGTATAAAGAAGACTTGTTATCAGGAAGTAGGGCAGCAGTTCGTGGTGGTTATACTGCAATAAATTTAATGGCAAATACAAAACCAGTATGTAGCTCAATGGACGTAATAGATAAGGTCCTTGAAAAAGCGAGCGAAATAAATCTTGTTGATATTCACCAATGTGCATCAATTACAGAGGATTTACTTGGAAAATCTATAGATCATTTATATCAGCTAACACCGAAAGTGAGATTTATATCCGATGATGGTAAGGGCGTTTCTAACAGTCGTGTAATGCTTGAGGCGATGGTTGCAGCTAAAGAGAAGAATTTAACAATAATATCTCATGCTGAAAATGAAGAATTAGTAGATATTGATACGAGGCTCGCAGAGAATATGATGAGTTGGAGAGATATAGCTCTTTCAAAATTTACAGGTTGCAAGCTTCACTTAGCCCATGTTAGTACGAAAGAAGCTATGAAGGATGTTATAGATGGTAAAAAACAGGGGGCACGAGTTACCTGCGAGGTTACACCACATCATGTAGCACTAACCGAGGAAACAAAGTATAGAGTAAATCCACCTATGAGGAAAATGGAGGATGTAAATTTTATAATTAAGGCGATGCAAGATGGCTTTGTGGATGTTATAGCAACGGACCATGCACCACACAGCGTCCAAGATAAAATAAATGGAGCACCTGGTATATCAGGGCTAGAAACCTCCTTTCCGGTATGTTACACTAAACTGGTAGAAGAAGGCCATATTACTATAAATAAACTTTCTGAGTTGATGTCAAAAAACCCAGCTAAAATTATGATGTTAAATAAGGGCGAAATTAAAATTGGATTTGATGGAGACTTGGTTCTCTTAGATATTAAATCTAAGTACAATATTGATTGCTCACAATTTTTATCAAAAGGACATAATTCTCCTTTTGATGGTAAGAGTGTAGTAGGCAAAGTTATGTGTACTATTAAAGCTGGAAGAATAATTTACAAAGCTAAAACAGACAAGAACGAAGAATGGATAAGCAAATAA
- the pyrF gene encoding orotidine-5'-phosphate decarboxylase, which produces MIIDRLFESVEKKGNVCVGLDTDLEYLPVEFRNKFMHDEHALYRFNQMIIDATYDIAACYKVQIAYYEALGLNGLKVYKDTLTYIKSKGCLAIADIKRGDIAKTAQMYAKAHFEGDFESDFITVNPYMGMDSIEPYLPYVKNNEKGLFSLVRTSNKGAEDIEYIENKENKKVYDIVGEKLLKIGSEFMGECGYSSVGGVVGCTHIDEGLKMRKDLEKMFFLIPGYGAQGGAANDVAIYLKNGNGGVVNASRSILLAYKKVENGGSHFEQCARAEAIKMRDAIRKAANK; this is translated from the coding sequence TTGATTATAGATAGATTATTTGAAAGCGTAGAAAAAAAAGGTAATGTATGTGTAGGGCTTGATACTGATTTGGAGTATTTACCAGTAGAGTTTAGAAATAAATTTATGCATGATGAGCACGCATTATATAGATTTAATCAAATGATAATTGATGCTACATATGACATAGCCGCGTGTTATAAGGTACAAATAGCATATTATGAAGCACTTGGCTTAAATGGTTTAAAAGTATATAAAGACACTTTAACATATATAAAAAGCAAAGGATGTTTAGCAATTGCAGACATTAAAAGAGGGGACATTGCTAAAACTGCTCAAATGTATGCTAAAGCCCATTTTGAAGGAGACTTTGAAAGTGATTTTATAACTGTTAATCCATATATGGGTATGGATAGTATTGAGCCGTATCTTCCTTATGTAAAAAACAATGAAAAAGGATTATTTTCTCTAGTAAGAACATCGAATAAAGGTGCAGAAGATATAGAATATATAGAGAATAAAGAAAATAAAAAAGTTTATGATATAGTAGGTGAAAAATTATTAAAAATCGGTAGTGAATTTATGGGAGAATGTGGTTATAGCTCTGTAGGTGGAGTTGTTGGATGTACTCATATAGATGAAGGCTTAAAGATGAGGAAAGATCTTGAAAAAATGTTTTTCTTGATACCTGGTTATGGAGCACAAGGTGGAGCAGCAAATGATGTTGCTATTTATTTAAAAAATGGAAATGGCGGAGTTGTGAATGCATCTAGAAGTATATTGCTTGCGTATAAGAAAGTTGAAAATGGTGGAAGTCATTTTGAACAGTGTGCTAGGGCAGAAGCTATAAAAATGAGAGATGCTATAAGAAAAGCAGCTAATAAATAA
- a CDS encoding dihydroorotate dehydrogenase electron transfer subunit, giving the protein MKYSVEKTYENVLISEGVYKLSIKGKFNVKPGQFFMLKTGQLEPLLPRPISVYDVDDEKISFLYQIVGQGTKHFSKLKENDELQIMGPLGNGFEVDKIKGKIAVVSGGIGIAPLVYLIKKLTGCEIDLYSGFKTVDYSVDSVEKYVNKINLSTESGKIGHKGYITDILNPKDYRTVICCGPEIMMRKVITMCNDAKVPVYVSMENHMACGIGACLVCTCKTKGGNKRTCKDGPVFNGEDLIFND; this is encoded by the coding sequence TTGAAATACTCAGTCGAGAAGACATATGAGAATGTTTTAATAAGTGAGGGTGTGTATAAGCTTTCTATAAAAGGTAAATTTAATGTAAAGCCAGGACAATTTTTTATGTTAAAGACGGGTCAACTTGAACCACTATTGCCAAGACCTATAAGTGTATATGACGTAGATGATGAGAAAATAAGTTTTTTATATCAAATAGTAGGGCAAGGAACAAAACATTTTAGTAAACTTAAAGAGAATGACGAGCTTCAGATAATGGGACCACTCGGAAATGGATTTGAGGTAGATAAGATTAAAGGGAAAATTGCTGTTGTATCTGGTGGAATTGGTATAGCACCACTTGTTTATTTGATCAAAAAACTTACCGGTTGTGAAATAGATTTGTATTCTGGGTTTAAAACTGTGGATTATTCTGTGGATTCTGTGGAAAAATATGTAAATAAAATCAACTTATCCACAGAAAGCGGTAAAATTGGTCATAAAGGATACATAACGGACATACTAAATCCAAAAGATTATAGAACAGTTATTTGTTGTGGACCAGAAATTATGATGAGAAAAGTTATAACTATGTGTAATGATGCGAAGGTACCGGTATATGTGTCTATGGAAAATCATATGGCCTGTGGAATAGGTGCATGTCTTGTTTGCACTTGTAAAACAAAGGGTGGGAATAAGAGAACATGTAAGGATGGCCCAGTATTTAACGGAGAGGATTTGATTTTTAATGACTAA
- a CDS encoding dihydroorotate dehydrogenase produces MTKVELCGVVLKNPVIAASGTFGFGEEYKDYYDVGRLGGISGKGLTLNGKQGNDGIRIYESRGGMLNSVGLQNPGIEKFITKELPLMLKCNTAIIANVGGSSVEEYMAAIERLNNEAVDIIELNISCPNVLCGGMAFGIKSKVAYDVVRQVKSICKKPLMVKLSPNAEDIVDMAYKCCEAGADALSLVNTFKGMAVDIHKRRAIFNNIYAGVSGPAIKPMALRMVHEVCKAVDVPVVGMGGISTFEDAIEFIMVGAEAVGVGTANFVKPDVCIDIIEGIEKYMIKEGIKDLSEIRGII; encoded by the coding sequence ATGACTAAGGTAGAATTATGTGGAGTAGTTTTAAAAAATCCTGTTATAGCTGCATCTGGAACTTTTGGATTTGGTGAAGAATATAAAGATTATTACGATGTAGGAAGACTTGGTGGTATATCTGGCAAGGGTCTTACTCTTAATGGGAAACAAGGTAATGATGGAATAAGGATTTATGAATCACGTGGTGGAATGTTAAATAGTGTAGGGCTTCAAAACCCAGGTATTGAAAAGTTTATAACTAAAGAACTTCCATTGATGCTTAAGTGCAACACAGCTATAATCGCAAATGTTGGTGGTAGTAGCGTTGAGGAATATATGGCTGCAATAGAAAGATTAAACAACGAGGCCGTAGACATAATTGAGTTAAACATATCTTGCCCTAATGTATTGTGTGGTGGTATGGCTTTTGGAATTAAATCAAAGGTAGCATATGACGTGGTACGCCAGGTGAAAAGTATATGTAAGAAACCTCTTATGGTTAAGTTATCACCAAATGCTGAGGATATAGTAGATATGGCATATAAATGCTGCGAAGCTGGAGCGGATGCATTATCTTTAGTGAATACTTTTAAAGGTATGGCCGTAGATATACATAAACGACGCGCAATATTTAATAACATATATGCAGGGGTATCGGGACCAGCAATAAAACCAATGGCGCTTAGAATGGTGCATGAAGTATGCAAAGCCGTAGACGTTCCAGTTGTGGGAATGGGTGGTATATCCACATTCGAAGATGCTATAGAATTTATAATGGTCGGGGCAGAGGCAGTTGGAGTTGGAACTGCTAATTTTGTAAAACCTGATGTTTGTATAGATATAATAGAGGGAATTGAAAAGTATATGATAAAAGAAGGTATCAAAGATTTAAGTGAAATTAGAGGAATTATTTAA
- the pyrE gene encoding orotate phosphoribosyltransferase, which yields MNINVLDILKESGALLEGHFLLSSGRHSNRYCQCAKLLQYPDKSAKVLSIVTQKIKDIPFDIVVGPAMGGIIVAYEVGRQTGKPAIFTERVDGKMELRRGFEITKGQKVLITEDVVTTGKSSLETIEVLKGLGAEVVGICCIVDRGSSNIDYPIYSAIKLGIESYDPANCPLCKSGSPYIKPGSRNIK from the coding sequence ATGAATATAAATGTTTTAGATATATTAAAAGAATCAGGAGCACTACTAGAGGGACATTTTCTGTTATCATCAGGAAGACACAGTAATAGATATTGCCAATGTGCAAAACTTCTTCAATATCCAGATAAATCTGCAAAAGTACTTAGCATAGTAACACAGAAGATTAAAGATATACCTTTTGATATAGTAGTAGGACCTGCAATGGGTGGAATAATAGTAGCTTATGAAGTAGGTAGACAAACTGGGAAACCTGCTATATTTACTGAAAGAGTAGACGGAAAGATGGAATTACGCCGTGGATTTGAAATTACTAAAGGTCAGAAAGTTTTAATTACAGAGGATGTAGTGACTACCGGTAAATCTTCTTTAGAAACAATAGAAGTTTTAAAAGGGCTTGGAGCAGAAGTAGTTGGTATATGTTGTATAGTAGATAGAGGAAGTAGCAATATTGATTATCCTATATACAGCGCTATAAAGCTTGGTATAGAAAGTTATGATCCAGCAAATTGCCCGCTTTGCAAAAGTGGATCACCATACATAAAACCTGGAAGCCGCAACATAAAATAA
- a CDS encoding pentapeptide repeat-containing protein has product MIYPYKNKYDQELSGNNKEFVSSIDTSIDNLRVDCKKCFGLCCVALYFSASEGFPINKDAGRPCINLQSDFNCSVHKNLSDKGLKGCTAYDCFGAGQKVAQVTYSGHDWRLVPESAKQMFEVFLIMRQLHEMLWYLTEASILQVAHSVKDKLNSIINETIRLTHLSPDSLIKLDVESHRDNVNVLLFKTSELVRSKACRGQKNPSKYQKTKAGGADLIGSDLRKNNLRGANLRGACLIAANLREVDLSGADLIGADLRDTDISGANLTDSIFLTQSQINTAKGDSNTKLPILLTRPTHWLK; this is encoded by the coding sequence ATGATATATCCATATAAAAATAAGTATGATCAAGAATTATCTGGAAATAACAAAGAATTTGTATCTTCTATTGACACAAGTATCGATAATCTGAGAGTTGACTGTAAAAAATGTTTTGGATTGTGCTGCGTTGCATTGTACTTTTCGGCGTCTGAAGGTTTTCCAATCAACAAAGATGCTGGTAGGCCTTGCATAAACCTACAATCGGACTTTAATTGCTCTGTTCACAAAAATTTAAGTGATAAGGGTCTTAAAGGTTGCACTGCGTATGATTGTTTTGGTGCAGGTCAAAAGGTAGCTCAAGTTACATATAGTGGACACGATTGGAGGCTGGTTCCGGAATCTGCAAAACAAATGTTTGAGGTGTTTCTAATAATGAGGCAACTTCATGAAATGTTATGGTATCTGACAGAGGCAAGCATATTACAAGTGGCTCATTCTGTAAAAGATAAGCTCAATTCTATAATAAATGAGACTATACGTCTCACTCATCTAAGTCCGGATTCTCTTATAAAACTGGATGTAGAATCACACAGGGACAATGTTAATGTTCTACTTTTTAAAACTAGCGAACTTGTTCGGTCTAAAGCATGTAGGGGACAGAAGAACCCTTCAAAGTATCAGAAAACAAAGGCTGGAGGGGCAGATCTTATTGGTTCAGACCTTAGAAAAAATAATCTAAGGGGTGCAAACTTAAGAGGAGCATGTCTTATTGCAGCAAATCTTAGAGAAGTCGATCTGAGTGGAGCTGATCTTATAGGAGCTGATTTAAGAGATACTGATATAAGCGGAGCTAATCTTACAGACAGTATTTTTCTAACTCAATCCCAGATCAACACAGCTAAGGGGGATTCGAATACAAAGTTACCAATATTACTAACTCGCCCAACGCATTGGTTAAAATAA
- a CDS encoding AEC family transporter, which yields MNIIIAKAITLMAIILTGYIFKKINILKKQDFEVISSIVLKLTLPCAIIANLNGTKLSLEMLFIIIIGFGFNIFLVIAGYFMRKNKTDKSFSMLNLSGFNIGNFTLPFVSGVFSSTSVLATCMFDAGNSIMCLGMTYGFASAIQDPSNKFDYKIVFKKVVSSVPVCTYMFMIVLSICNILIPSNLIIFAQTIGSANTFLSMLMIGIAIEVHFNKKIISLIWKHIMVRYSICGLLALFIFFMAPISLEMRQTIVILLFSPITSLATVYTQKLGGNTELSACINSISIIFSVIIITVLILLFS from the coding sequence ATGAATATTATAATAGCAAAAGCAATAACCTTGATGGCAATTATACTAACTGGATATATATTTAAGAAGATAAACATATTAAAAAAGCAAGATTTTGAAGTGATTTCCAGTATTGTTTTAAAATTAACATTGCCATGTGCAATTATTGCAAATTTAAATGGAACAAAACTAAGTCTTGAAATGCTGTTTATTATTATCATTGGATTTGGTTTTAATATTTTTCTAGTGATAGCGGGATATTTTATGAGAAAAAACAAAACAGATAAAAGCTTTTCTATGCTAAACTTATCAGGATTTAATATCGGCAACTTTACTTTACCATTTGTAAGCGGTGTTTTTTCTTCGACCAGTGTACTTGCAACTTGTATGTTTGATGCAGGAAATTCCATTATGTGTTTAGGCATGACATATGGATTTGCTTCAGCAATACAGGATCCATCGAACAAATTTGATTATAAAATTGTATTTAAGAAAGTGGTATCCTCAGTACCCGTGTGTACTTACATGTTTATGATAGTATTATCTATATGTAATATACTCATTCCATCAAACTTAATCATATTTGCACAAACCATAGGATCAGCAAATACATTTTTATCTATGCTTATGATTGGAATAGCCATTGAAGTACATTTTAATAAGAAAATTATCTCTCTAATATGGAAGCATATTATGGTACGTTATAGTATTTGTGGATTATTAGCATTGTTTATTTTCTTTATGGCTCCAATTTCTTTAGAGATGCGACAAACAATTGTTATTTTATTATTTTCACCAATTACAAGTCTAGCAACTGTTTATACACAAAAACTAGGAGGGAATACAGAGTTATCTGCATGTATTAATTCAATATCTATAATTTTTTCAGTTATTATAATAACTGTATTAATATTATTGTTTTCATAA
- a CDS encoding SDR family oxidoreductase, translating to MEDFLEKFSLKGKKAIVTGGTKGLGYGMAEGLLEAGCEVAIIGSSDKTMSTAAAFVEQGYKCHGIKADLRNTQDNYRAFDDCLAALDGNLDILVTAAGIQRRHRAEDFPIEEWDEVMSINLRSVFIMCQLAGKTMLKQSSGRIINIASMTSFFGSEMIPAYAASKGGVAQLTKALSNEWSSKGVNVNAIAPGYMVTKLTADMKEKNPKQYEEITGRIPKHRWGQAEDLKGLSVFLSSEASSYITGAIIPVDGGYLGK from the coding sequence ATGGAAGATTTTTTAGAAAAGTTTAGTTTAAAAGGAAAAAAAGCTATTGTAACTGGTGGTACTAAAGGTCTTGGTTATGGAATGGCAGAAGGATTATTAGAAGCTGGTTGTGAAGTGGCAATTATTGGTTCTTCTGATAAAACAATGTCTACAGCAGCTGCTTTTGTTGAACAAGGTTATAAATGCCATGGTATAAAAGCAGATTTAAGAAACACACAAGATAATTATCGAGCATTTGATGATTGCTTGGCAGCACTGGATGGTAATTTGGATATTCTAGTAACTGCAGCCGGTATTCAAAGAAGACACAGAGCAGAAGATTTCCCCATCGAGGAATGGGATGAGGTTATGAGTATTAATCTTCGTTCTGTATTTATTATGTGTCAATTAGCTGGAAAAACAATGTTAAAACAAAGTTCAGGAAGAATTATTAATATCGCTTCTATGACCTCATTTTTCGGGAGTGAAATGATACCTGCGTATGCAGCAAGTAAAGGTGGCGTTGCACAATTAACTAAAGCACTTTCCAATGAATGGTCATCAAAAGGAGTAAATGTAAATGCAATTGCCCCAGGATATATGGTAACAAAATTAACGGCAGATATGAAAGAAAAAAATCCAAAACAATATGAAGAGATTACCGGAAGAATTCCAAAACATCGTTGGGGGCAAGCAGAGGATCTTAAAGGATTATCTGTATTTCTTTCTAGTGAAGCATCTTCTTATATCACAGGTGCAATTATTCCAGTAGATGGAGGATATCTAGGAAAGTAA